A window from Bombus fervidus isolate BK054 chromosome 12, iyBomFerv1, whole genome shotgun sequence encodes these proteins:
- the LOC139992809 gene encoding odorant receptor 82a-like → MKELSTTFDYYILPNKIFCSIVGIWPIGERSSTCSKIFAYFRLIVSLIAISNFFVPEIMAVAFYWGDVETVIGIGSNLMSATQLFFKMIYLVARRERVYRLYNEIRILWDSTDDPNERKSYEQIAYRARIVTITFSSCFLCNLITFSIATIADYFRFAYNGNITNDNRHLPFLAWYGTDISASPKFEIAFAGQVMTAMIGLSAITAIDCTFMTMILHVSGQFILIKTWINKIGFEMNRKSIYMDKFEEDLFKCIRHHQRMIHVVNDVNNLLTPIIFMQLLTSGLEICLSGYVMLDNGTKITDILKFTSYFISVTVQLLLWCWPGEILVQESQEVGQVVYFSVPWYNLPPIYRNHVCLMIIRAQQYCSITALTFKVLSIQTLTVVFNTATSYFTVLQQMQQN, encoded by the exons ATGAAAGAGCTATCTACTACATTCGATTACTACATACTACCGAATAAGATTTTCTGCAGCATAGTTGGAATATGGCCTATCGGAGAAAGAAGTTCGACATGTAGCAAAATATTTGCGTATTTCCGCTTAATAGTATCATTAATTGCAATCAGTAATTTCTTCGTGCCCGAGATTATGGCCGTAGCGTTCTACTGGGGCGATGTGGAAACCGTAATAG GGATAGGAAGCAATTTAATGTCAGCCACGCAGTTATtctttaaaatgatttatttagtagcgagaagagaaagagtaTACAGActttacaacgaaatacgaatTCTATGGGATTCTACCGATGATCCTAACGAAAGGAAATCTTACGAGCAAATCGCTTATCGAGCACGGATTGTTACGATCACTTTTTCTTCGTGCTTCCTATGCAATCTAATCACCTTCTCGATTGCTACGATTGCCGATTATTTTAGATTTGCATACAACGGCAACATCACTAACGACAATCGACATTTACCTTTTCTTGCCTG GTACGGCACAGACATCTCGGCATCTCCCAAATTCGAAATCGCTTTCGCTGGTCAAGTCATGACAGCCATGATTGGACTTTCAGCAATCACAGCCATAGACTGCACGTTTATGACTATGATCCTACACGTGTCTGGACAATTTATACTTATCAAGACCTGGATTAATAAAATTGGATTTGAAATGAATCGTAAATCTATTTACATGGACAAGTTTGAGGAGGACCTATTTAAATGTATTCGTCATCACCAACGAATGATACA CGTGGTAAATGATGTGAATAATTTGTTAACACCCATCATTTTCATGCAACTTCTTACAAGCGGActagaaatttgtttaagtGGATACGTAATGCTCGATAACGGAACGAAAATTACCGACATACTGAAATTTAcgtcttattttatttccgtGACGGTACAACTACTTTTATGGTGCTGGCCCGGTGAAATTCTAGTCCAAGAAAGTCAAGAAGTTGGGCAGGTGGTCTATTTCAGCGTACCATGGTATAATTTACCTCCAATTTATCGAAACCACGTTTGCCTTATGATAATTAGGGCACAACAATATTGCAGCATCACGGCATTAACTTTCAAAGTGTTATCTATTCAAACATTAACGGTT GTATTCAACACAGCTACCTCGTATTTTACTGTGTTACAACAAATGCAACAAAACTAA
- the LOC139992808 gene encoding odorant receptor 13a-like: MKELSNTSIDYYILPNRIFCSMVGMWPIEEKSSTCSKIFAYIRLIFALIAINSVFVPEIMMIVSSWGDITILAGVGCVLTTVGQLLFKMIYLIVRREKSCRLYYEIRSLWDTANDSKEMQSYVEFVYWARICTIVFYSSCMCNVITFSIAGVVDYFRFEYNASSTDNNRHLPFVVWYGTDISASPKFEIAFICQILSSMVCATTISGLDASFMTTILHVSAQFRLINTWISNMGIEINCNPNYTRKIKIELMRCIRHHQRMIHVVNEVNNLLTPIIFMQILTSGIEICLSGYAMLDSGTAKADLVKFISYFISMGIQLLLWCWPGEILVRESQDIGHVVYLNVPWYDLPPIYQQHLCLMIVRAQQYCSISALTFQTLSIHTLTAVFNTAASYFTLLRQIQEK, from the exons ATGAAAGAACTATCTAATACATCGATCGATTATTACATACTACCGAATAGGATCTTCTGTAGTATGGTTGGAATGTGGCCTATCGAAGAGAAAAGTTCGACGTGTAGCAAAATATTCGCATATATCCGCTTGATATTTGCACTAATAGCAATCAATAGCGTTTTTGTGCCCGAAATTATGATGATAGTATCGAGTTGGGGCGACATAACGATCCTAGCAG GAGTAGGATGTGTTTTAACCACTGTCGGACAACTGTTGTTCAAAATGATTTACCTAATAGtgagaagagaaaaatcatGTAGACTTTACTATGAAATACGAAGTTTATGGGACACTGCTAACGATTCGAAGGAAATGCAGTCTTACGTAGAATTCGTTTATTGGGCACGAATTTGTACGATAGTTTTTTACTCGTCCTGCATGTGCAATGTGATCACTTTCTCCATTGCTGGAGTTGTTGATTATTTTAGATTCGAATACAATGCAAGCAGTACAGATAACAACCGACATTTACCCTTTGTTGTTTG GTATGGTACAGATATTTCAGCATCTCCTAAATTCGAAATCGCTTTCATTTGTCAAATTCTATCATCCATGGTTTGCGCTACTACAATCTCTGGCTTGGATGCTTCATTTATGACCACGATTTTGCACGTGTCTGCTCAATTTAGACTAATCAATACCTGGATCAGTAATATgggaattgaaataaattgcaaTCCAAATTACACGCGAAAGATAAAGATAGAACTAATGAGATGCATTCGCCATCATCAACGAATGATACA TGTGGTGAACGAAGTGAATAATTTGTTAACACCCATCATTTTCATGCAAATTCTTACGAGCgggatagaaatttgtttaagtGGATATGCAATGCTAGATAGCGGGACAGCAAAAGCCGATCTagtgaaatttatatcttatttcaTTTCCATGGGGATACAGCTCTTATTGTGGTGTTGGCCTGGTGAAATTCTCGTTCGAGAAAGCCAAGACATAGGACATGTGGTTTATCTCAATGTACCGTGGTACGATTTACCACCAATTTATCAGCAACATCTTTGCCTTATGATTGTTAGGGCGCAACAATATTGCAGTATTTCAGCATTAACTTTCCAAACATTGTCTATCCATACATTGACAGCT GTATTCAATACAGCTGCctcatattttactttattacgaCAAATACAAGAAAAGTAA
- the LOC139993384 gene encoding uncharacterized protein, producing MKELPNTSIDYYILPNKIFCSMVGMWPIEEKSSTCSKIFAYIRLILTLIAINSVFVPEIMMIVSSWGDITILAGVGCVLTTIAQLLFKMIYLIVRRERSYRLYYEIRSLWGTTNDSKEMQSYIRLAYWARICTIAFYLSCMCNVITFSISGVVDYFRFEYNASSTDNNRHLPFIVWYGTDISASPKFEIAFICQILSSMVCATTISGLDASFMTTILHVSAQFRLINTWISNMGIEINCNPNYTRKIKIELMRCIRHHQRMIQ from the exons ATGAAAGAACTACCTAACACATCGATcgattattacatattaccgAATAAGATCTTCTGTAGTATGGTTGGAATGTGGCCTATCGAAGAGAAGAGTTCGACGTGTAGCAAAATATTCGCATATATCCGCCTGATATTGACACTAATAGCAATCAATAGCGTTTTTGTGCCCGAAATTATGATGATAGTATCGAGTTGGGGCGACATAACGATCCTAGCAG GAGTAGGATGCGTTTTAACCACGATCGCACAATTGTTGTTCAAAATGATCTACCTAATAGTGAGAAGAGAAAGATCATACAGACTTTACTATGAAATACGAAGTTTATGGGGCACTACTAACGATTCGAAAGAAATGCAGTCTTATATACGGCTCGCTTATTGGGCACGAATTTGTACGATagctttttatttatcgtgCATGTGCAACGTGATCACTTTCTCCATATCTGGAGTTGTTGATTATTTTAGATTCGAATACAATGCAAGCAGTACAGATAACAACCGACATTTACCCTTTATTGTCTG GTATGGTACAGATATTTCAGCATCTCCTAAATTCGAAATCGCTTTCATTTGTCAAATTCTATCATCCATGGTTTGCGCTACTACAATCTCTGGCTTGGATGCTTCATTTATGACCACGATTTTGCACGTGTCTGCTCAATTTAGACTAATCAATACCTGGATCAGTAATATgggaattgaaataaattgcaaTCCAAATTACACGCGAAAGATAAAGATAGAACTAATGAGATGCATTCGCCATCATCAACGAATGATACAGTAA
- the LOC139993382 gene encoding putative 3-methyladenine DNA glycosylase isoform X2 gives MLFFVETISQQRFNSFIAVRFTTCISLMKRTRSTLKTHSVEERNIDDIDTDEMKTKSKGMKEDSMMQNKNFKDKELSNTAETLKPPVENVQNLEQKQTNKLNFKSLRDRSKGVDEELQPNIPPPKSKPRAVVDLKMMKEELKQLEDPPLTAWEKEICSNRLPYSFFDCPCEELAQNLLGKVLVRCLENGTILKGRIVETEGYLGVIDKASHTYQNKVTPRNIPMYMPPGTIYIYMTYGMYHCFNISSQGEGCAVLIRAVEPLEGIEYMTNQRTSKRSSSAPKKLLKDLKEHELCNGPSKLCMAFQLHKNHSKYSLCSWKGLWIENGEIEKFNIVKCRRIGIDNYGEEWTNKPLRYYIYGNRAVSKRNKEAEKYLELN, from the exons atgttatttttcgtAGAGACTATTAGTCAACAAAGGTTTAACAGTTTTATAGCTGTTCGTTTCACGACTTGTATTTCACTAATGAAGAGAACACGATCAACTTTAAAGACACATTCTgtcgaagaaagaaacattGATGATATCGACACAGATGAAATGAAAACCAAATCAAAG ggTATGAAAGAGGATTCAATgatgcaaaataaaaattttaaagataaaGAACTATCTAACACAGCAGAAACATTGAAACCACCAGTAGAAAATGTTCAGAATCTGGAAcagaaacaaacaaataaactcAACTTTAAAAGTTTGAGAGATA GGAGTAAAGGGGTTGACGAAGAACTTCAACCAAATATACCTCCTCCAAAAAGTAAACCTAGAGCAGTGGTAGACCTTAAAATGAtgaaagaagaattaaaacAATTGGAAGATCCACCATTGACTGCAtgggaaaaagaaatatgttcaAATAGATTGCCATATTCATTTTTCGATTGTCCTTGTGAAGAATTAGCACAAAATTTATTAG GGAAAGTACTAGTTCGCTGCCTAGAAAATGGTACTATTTTAAAAGGTAGAATTGTTGAAACAGAAGGATATTTAGGAGTAATTGATAAAGCATCACATACTTATCAAAATAAAGTTACTCCTCGTAATATACCAATGTATATGCCACCTGgtactatatacatatatatgacaTATGGAATGTATCATTGTTTCAACATATCTAGTCAAG GTGAAGGGTGTGCTGTTTTAATAAGGGCAGTCGAACCCTTAGAAGGTATTGAGTATATGACTAATCAACGAACTTCAAAGAGATCATCGAGTGCACctaaaaagttattaaaagatttaaaagaaCATGAATTATGTAATGGCCCATCAAAGTTATGTATGGCTTTCCAGCTGCATAAAAATCATAGTAAATATTCCTTATGCTCTTGGAAAGGTTTATGGATCGAAAATGGGGAAATAGAGAAATTCAATATTGTTAAATGTCGCAGAATAGGAATAGATAACTATGGAGAAGAATGGACAAATAAACCATTACGGTATTATATTTACGGGAATAGAGCCGTGAGTAAACGGAATAAGGAAGCAGAGAAGTATTTGGAGCTGAATTAA
- the LOC139993382 gene encoding putative 3-methyladenine DNA glycosylase isoform X1: protein MLFFVETISQQRFNSFIAVRFTTCISLMKRTRSTLKTHSVEERNIDDIDTDEMKTKSKGMKEDSMMQNKNFKDKELSNTAETLKPPVENVQNLEQKQTNKLNFKSLRDRSKGVDEELQPNIPPPKSKPRAVVDLKMMKEELKQLEDPPLTAWEKEICSNRLPYSFFDCPCEELAQNLLGKVLVRCLENGTILKGRIVETEGYLGVIDKASHTYQNKVTPRNIPMYMPPGTIYIYMTYGMYHCFNISSQESGAHVLIKAVEPMLGLDYMELLRNMQTKENKKEKEIVKNVQNFKKYELCNNPTKICTAFVIDEDIFNQKKIYECSDLWIEYDPYIKSTTIVAANSDDSNNNKEKVWRYYVLGSSSVSHRDIKSEEHAYTI from the exons atgttatttttcgtAGAGACTATTAGTCAACAAAGGTTTAACAGTTTTATAGCTGTTCGTTTCACGACTTGTATTTCACTAATGAAGAGAACACGATCAACTTTAAAGACACATTCTgtcgaagaaagaaacattGATGATATCGACACAGATGAAATGAAAACCAAATCAAAG ggTATGAAAGAGGATTCAATgatgcaaaataaaaattttaaagataaaGAACTATCTAACACAGCAGAAACATTGAAACCACCAGTAGAAAATGTTCAGAATCTGGAAcagaaacaaacaaataaactcAACTTTAAAAGTTTGAGAGATA GGAGTAAAGGGGTTGACGAAGAACTTCAACCAAATATACCTCCTCCAAAAAGTAAACCTAGAGCAGTGGTAGACCTTAAAATGAtgaaagaagaattaaaacAATTGGAAGATCCACCATTGACTGCAtgggaaaaagaaatatgttcaAATAGATTGCCATATTCATTTTTCGATTGTCCTTGTGAAGAATTAGCACAAAATTTATTAG GGAAAGTACTAGTTCGCTGCCTAGAAAATGGTACTATTTTAAAAGGTAGAATTGTTGAAACAGAAGGATATTTAGGAGTAATTGATAAAGCATCACATACTTATCAAAATAAAGTTACTCCTCGTAATATACCAATGTATATGCCACCTGgtactatatacatatatatgacaTATGGAATGTATCATTGTTTCAACATATCTAGTCAAG AGTCAGGAGCGCATGTATTAATAAAAGCAGTAGAACCTATGCTTGGCCTTGATTATATggaattattaagaaatatgcagacaaaagaaaataaaaaagaaaaggaaattgtaaaaaatgttcaaaattttaaaaagtatgaACTTTGTAACAATCCAACCAAGATTTGTACAGCTTTTGTTATTGATGAAGATATCTTCAACCAGAAAAAGATTTATGAATGTAGTGATTTGTGGATAGAATATGATCCTTATATAAAGTCAACTACTATTGTAGCAGCAAATTCTGATGATTCAAACAATAATAAAGAGAAAGTGTGGAGATATTATGTGTTAGGAAGTTCTAGTGTTAGTCATAGAGATATTAAATCTGAAGAACATGCATATACTATTTAA